The following are encoded together in the Malaya genurostris strain Urasoe2022 chromosome 3, Malgen_1.1, whole genome shotgun sequence genome:
- the LOC131438088 gene encoding diuretic hormone class 2, with the protein MLSSNIWCFVCVFLAMAVKLILCLHTVPIKNYESFDDNMEDQPEDVLIDLITRYGQTIMRARDDLENSKRTVDFGLSRGYSGAQEAKHRMAMAVANFAGGPGRKRRVENRFVQD; encoded by the coding sequence ATGCTCTCATCAAACATATGGTGTTTCGTGTGTGTGTTCTTGGCAATGGCAGTGAAGCTCATTTTATGCTTACACACAGTCCCAATTAAAAACTACGAAAGTTTCGATGACAATATGGAAGACCAGCCGGAAGACGTGTTGATTGATTTGATTACTAGATACGGACAAACTATAATGCGTGCCAGAGATGATTTGGAAAACTCCAAGAGAACCGTCGATTTCGGACTTTCCAGGGGTTATTCAGGTGCCCAAGAGGCAAAGCACAGAATGGCAATGGCTGTAGCAAATTTTGCTGGTGGTCCTGGACGAAAACGCAGAGTGGAAAATAGATTCGTCCAAGATTAA